CGTCGGCATAACCGTGGCGCGCATAGGTTCCCGCGTCGGCGCCGCCGACACCCACAAGGTGAACCCGCAGATGGCGAAGTTTCTTCTCCAACTTGGCATCCGCACTGAAATCGAATGCCCAGCCATTGGCGAACACCCGATCGATCCAGCCTTTGAGCAGCGCCGGCATCGACCACCAATAAACCGGATACACCAGCACCAGCGCATCGGCGCGATCAATCCTCGCCTGCTCGGCGACCACGTCGGCAGGGGGTGGGGCTTCCCGGTGATGGACGGCGAGATCGGCCGCGCCGAACCTCGGATCAAACCCTTGCGCCCAGAGGTCTGCGATTTCGAAGGAGTTGTCTGGATTGGCCCCGGATACACCTTCGGCGATGTGCCTCGCCAGGCTATGGGTGAGCGACTGAGGGTTATGGTGAGCCACAACGATGAGTGCATGCATGTCGAAAACTCCTGCTACGGAATGAATGATTGAGGGCTAGAAGCGAGCCTTATATACTCATGGTAAGTTATGATCAGTAAGCTACTTTTGGTACATAAGCATGTCAAGCACCGAAACACCCGAGCAGGATCCCAGCCCGCCACCGCGCCGTCGGATGTCGCGGGATGAGCGCCAGCGCCAGTTGCTGGATGTCGCCTGGCAGCTGGTTCGAGAGGAAGGCACGGAAGCCTTGACTCTGGGCCGGCTCGCCGAACAGGCGGGGGTGACCAAACCGGTGGTTTACGACCATTTCACCACCCGCCCCGGGTTGCTGGCGGCGCTTTATCAGGAGTTCGACGCGCGTCAGACCACGCTCATGGACGCCGCGCTTCAAACCAGTGAACCGACCCTGGCCAGCAAGGCAATGGTCATCGCCTCGTCTTATGTCGATTGCGTCCTGCTTCAGGGCCGCGAGATACCCGGCGTGATCGCCGCGTTGACCAGCTCGCCCGAGTTGGAAAAGATCAAGCGCGAGTACGAAGCGATCTTCATGGACAAGTGCCGCAACGCCCTTCTCCTCTTCGCCGGAACGGGTGATATCGCGCCGGCGAGTCTTCGGGCGATGCTCGGTGCAGCCGAGGCGCTGTCCCATGCCGCCGCGACTGGCGAGATCACGCCCGTGCAGGCACAGGAGGAACTTTTCGCAACGATCGTGGCGATGGTCGAAAGGAGCGCACGCACTGGAGTCGGCCTCGAAACCTGAACGGCTGGCCCCGCCAGGATAGCAGCGTAATGCCACCTATACTCCAAACCACCTTCCCCTACGGGGGGCTGCGCTACCAACAATAAAAAGCAGAGGTGGAACATGGTCTGGCAGCAAATCTACGACCCCTTTGGCAACCCGTTGCTATCAACCATCATGGCGGCGGTGCCGGTGGTGGTGATGCTGGTCTCCCTGGCGTTTTTCCACATCAAGGCGCACCTGGCGGCGTTGTTGGCCTTGGGCTCGGCCTTGCTGATTGCGATTTTCGCCTTCGGTATGCCGGCGAACATGGCGGGCTCGGCCGCGCTTTACGGTGCCGCCAACGGTCTGCTGCCAATCGGCTGGATCGTGCTTAACATCATTTTCCTGCATCGGCTGACCACCGAAAACGGCTCGTTCAAAGTGCTGCAGGATTCACTGGCGCGCATCACTGACGATCGACGTCTGCAACTGCTGCTGATTGCCTTCTGCTTCGGTGCTTTCTTCGAAGGCGCCGCCGGTTTCGGCACCCCCGTGGCGGTGACCGGGGCCATTCTGATCGGGCTGGGCTTCTCGCCCCTGGCCGCGTCTGGCCTGGCACTGATCGCCAATACCGCGCCCGTGGCGTTCGGTGCCCTGGGCACGCCCATCATCACCTTGGCCAAAGTGACCGGGCTGGATGAAATGGAGCTGTCGATGATGGTCGGCCGGCAACTGCCGTTTTTCTCGGTGATCGTGCCGTTCTGGCTGATCTGGGCCTTCGCCGGCTGGCGCAAGATGCTGGAAATCTGGCCGGCGATTCTGGTCGCGGGAGTCAGCTTCGCCATACCGCAGTTCCTCGTGTCCAACTACCACGGGCCGATGCTGGTGGATGTAATCGCCGCGCTGATTTCCATGGCCTGCCTGACCGGTTTCCTCAAGGTCTGGAAGCCGGCCACTGTGCATACCTCCGCTGCCTTGTCAGGCCGCGCCGACACCTCCAGGGTGGATGCGGACCCGGACGAACAACCCAGCGCGACCTTTGCCAGCGATGCAAAACCCGCAGTGATGCGCGCATGGATGCCGTGGATCATCCTCACGGTCTTCGTGTTTGCCTGGGGCACTCAAAGCTTCAAGAACCTGTTCGATACCCGCCCGGCGATAGATCCGCTAACCAGCTCGGCCAAGCTCGATCCTCAGGGCAAGCCAATGCGCGAGGCAAACCCGATCTTTGCCCCGACCTTGACCTTCACCACCATTCACCAACAGATCGAGAAGGTCCCGCCCGTGGTGCCCGTGGCTAAAACCGAGGACGCGGTCTACAAGTTCAACTGGTTCACCAGCACCGGCAGCGGCATCTTGCTGGCGGCGATCCTCGGCGGGCTGCTGATGGGTTATTCCATCCCGCAGCTGCTGCACCATTACCTGCGAACGATATGGGTGGTGCGCTACTCGCTCATCACCATTGTGGCCATGCTTGCCCTGGGCTTCCTGACCCGCTACTCGGGCCTCGACGCCACGATGGGTCTGGCCTTCGCCGCAACGGGCATTTTCTACCCCATGTTCGGCACGCTGCTCGGCTGGCTCGGCGTTGCCCTGACCGGCTCGGACACGGCCTCCAACGTGCTGTTCGGCGGCTTGCAACGGGTAACGGCCGAGCAATTGGGCCTGAGCCCGGTATTGATGGCCGCGGCCAACAGTTCCGGTGGGGTCATGGGCAAGATGGTCGACGCCCAGTCGATCGTGGTCGCGTCCACCGCCACTCGCTGGTACGGCCATGAAGGGGAAATCCTGCGCTACGTGTTTTTCCATTCCGTGGTGCTGGCGATTCTGGTCGGCGGGCTAGTGACGTTGCAGGCGTATGTGGCGCCGTTCAGCCATATGGTGGTGGTCGGGCATTGATCGAGGCGAATGCTGTCAACCATGGCCCGGGGGCACAGCCCGGGCCGTTCACATCAGGCCGAAACTTGCTCATAGCAACAGTAGGCTAAGCTTTCAGCAGCTCATTGCTCACGATGCTCGATTCTGCAGGTTTTGGTTTTTTCTGGAGAGCGTCTGCAACAGCTATTTCAGACAGGCCCAAACTTTTCACGCAGGACTGACGTGATGACCGAGCCCCTCCTCAGCTTTGATGCACTCAAGCGCGCCGCTGCCGCAGGCGAGATCGATACCGTGTTGGTCTGCATGGTCGACATGCAAGGACGATTGGTCGGCAAGCGATTCCAGGTCGAGTTTTTTATCGACAGCGGCCATGAAGAAACCCACTGCTGCAATTACCTGCTGGCCGACGACATCGACATGGAGCCCGTGCCGGGTTACGCCGCGGCCAGCTGGAGCAAAGGCTATGGCGACTTTGTCCTGAAACCCGACATGGCCACACTGCGTCGCGTGCCTTGGCTGGAATGCACGGCGCTGGTGCTCTGCGACGTGCTCGATCATCACCACCGAAGGGATCTGCCGCACAGCCCGCGGGCGATTCTGAAAAAGCAGGTCGAGCGCCTGCGCGAACGTGGCTATACCGGCATGTTCGCCTCGGAGCTGGAGTTTTATCTGTTCGACGAGAGCTATGAGGCAATCCACGAGCGCAACTACCACAAGCCGAAGACCGCCGGCCATTACATCGAGGATTACAACATCCTCCAGACCACCCGCGAGGAGCCGGTACTGCGGGCGATTCGCAAACACCTGCAGGCCTGCGGCATTCCGGTGGAAAACTCCAAGGGTGAATGGGGGCCGGGGCAGGAAGAGATCAACATCCGTTATGCCGACGCCCTGACCATGGCCGATCACCACGTGATCATCAAACACGCCTGCAAAGAGATCGCGCAATTGCAGGGCAAGGCGATCACGTTCATGGCCAAGTGGCGCTATGACGCCGCTGGCTCCAGCAGCCATGTGCACAATTCGCTGTGGGACAAGAATGGTAAAAAATCACTTTTCTTCGATCCCAAGGCGGAGTTTGGCATGTCGAAGCTGATGCGCTCCTGGGTGGCCGGGCAGCTCAAATACGCCAACGACATCACCTGTTTTCTCGCGCCCTACATCAATTCGTACAAGCGCTTCCAGGCCGGCACTTTCGCGCCGACGCGGGCCGTATGGAGCCGGGACAATCGCACCGCAGGCTTTCGCTTGTGCGCGGAAGGCAGCAAGGCCATCCGCATCGAATGTCGCATCGGTGGCGCCGACCTCAACCCCTATCTGGCCTTCGCCGCGTTGATCGCCGCGGGCCTTGCCGGTATCGACGAGAAACTCAGCCTGGCGCCGCCCTTCGAGGGCGACGCTTACGTCGACGAGCACTTGCCTGAAGTGTCGAAAACCCTGCGCGAAGCCTGCGCCGCGCTCAAGGCGTCGAGCATGTTGCGCGAAGCGTTCGGCGATGAAGTGATCGACCACTACGTGCACACCGCCGAATGGGAGCAGAAAGAGTACGACCGGCGAATCACCGACTGGGAACTGCAGCGCGGCTTCGAGCGCTATTGAGCACACACCATGACTGAGATCGTTCAACTCATCTCCCCGGTCGATGGCCGGGTCTACGCCGAACGCCGCCGTGCCGATGCGGCGCAGCTCGAACAGGCTCTGGCGGCGGCCGCAGCCGCCCAGGCGCAATGGAAGCGCCGCCCATTGAGTGAACGCGCCGCATTGTGCAATGCCGCCGTGGACGCGATGCTCGCGATGAAAGACGAGATCGTGCCGGAACTGGCCTGGCAGATGGGCCGCCCGGTACGCTTCGGTGCCGGCGAACTGCGCGGTTTTGAAGAACGTGCGCGGCACATGATCGCCATTGCGCCTGAAGCGTTGGCAGCCATTGAACCTGCGCCTGTCGCCGGTTTTCGGCGCTGTATCAAACGTGAACCGCTGGGTACGGTGCTGGTCGTCGCGCCGTGGAATTACCCCTATCTGACGGCGGTGAATACGATCATTCCGGCGCTGATGGCGGGCAACAGCGTGATTCTCAAACACGCCACGCAAACGCTGCTGGTGGGCGAACGGTTCGCCGAGGCGTTTCGCCGCGCCCATCTGCCCGAAGGCCTGTTCCACAACTTGCTGCTCGATCATAAACAGACCGCCGCGATCATCGCTTCAGGACGCGTGCAGCAGGTGAACTTCACCGGTTCAGTCGATGCCGGCAAGGCCATGGAAAGCGCCGCCACTGGATGCTTCCTCGGCGTGGGCCTGGAGCTTGGCGGCAAAGACCCCGCCTACGTCCGGGCAGATGCCAACCTTGAACATGTGGTAGAAAACCTGGTGGACGGCAGTTTCTTCAACTCCGGGCAAAGCTGTTGCGCCGTCGAACGTATCTATGTCGATGAAAAAATCTACCCGGCCTTTGTCGAGCGCTTCGTCGCCTTGACCCGCCAATATGTACTCGGCAACCCACTGGACGAAGCCACCACCCTCGGCCCGCTGATCACTCCGAGCGCCGCTGAATTCGTTCGCGGGCAGATCGCCGATGCGCTGGCACAAGGGGCCAGGGCGTTGATCGATCCAAAGGACTTTCCTGCTGATGCGCCAGGCAGCGCCTACCTCGCGCCGCAGGTATTGGTGGACGTCACTCACCAAATGTCAGTGATGCGCGAGGAAAGCTTTGGCCCGGTGGTCGGCATCATGCCGGTGGCCAGCGACGACGAAGCCATCGCCTTGATGAACGACAGTGAGTTCGGGCTCAGCGCTTCTATCTGGACGCAAGACCTCGGCGCCGCCGAACGCATCGGCGACGAGATCGCCACCGGCACCGTGTTCATGAACCGCTGCGATTATCTGGACCCGGCCCTGGCCTGGACCGGGGTGAAAAACAGCGGGCGCGGCGTAACGCTGTCGCGTCTTGGCTATGAACACCTGACCCGCGCGAAATCCTTCCATCTGCGCCACGAGATCTGAGCCATGAGCCTGACCGCGAACTGGAACTACCCCACGAGCATCCGCTTTGGCGTCGGCCGCATCGCCGAATTGGCCGAGGTCTGCCGCAGCCAAGGGATCCAGCGACCGTTGCTGGTCACCGACAGCGGCCTGGCGCGTGCCCCGATCACCACGGCGGCGCTGGAATCCTTGCGCGCTGCTGGCCTCGGTGTCGCGCTGTTTTGCGACCTCAAGCCCAATCCCATTGAAGCCAATCTGGCAGGAGGACTCGACGCCTGGCGCGCCGGCAAACACGATGGCGTGGTCGCCTTTGGCGGTGGCAGTGGCCTGGACATGGGCAAGCTCATCGCGTTCATGAGCGGCCAGACCCGACCGGTCTGGGATTTCGAAGACATCGGCGACTACTGGACACGCGCCAACGAAAGCAGCATCGCCCCGGTCATTGCGGTGCCGACCACCGCGGGCACTGGTTCCGAGGTGGGCCGTGCGGCGGTGATCATCGACGAACGTAAGCACACCAAACGCATCATCTTCCACCCGAAGATGATGCCGCGGGTGGTCATCAGCGACCCGGCCCTCACCATCGGCATGCCGGCAAAAGTCACCGCCGGCACCGGCATGGATGCGTTTGCCCATTGCCTGGAATCGTACTGCGCTCCCGGTTTTCATCCGATGGCCGAAGGCATTGCGGTGGAAGGCATGCGACTGGTGGCCAATGCGCTGGTACGCGCCGTACACACCCCCTCCGACCTCGACGCGCGCGCGCAAATGCTGGCGGCTGCGGCGATGGGCGCTACCGCTTTCCAGAAAGGTCTGGGTGGCATGCACGCACTCGCGCATCCGGTGGGCGCCCTGTACGACACCCACCACGGCATGACCAATGCCACTTTCATGCCCTACGTGTTGAAGTTCAATCGCCCGGCCATCGAAGAACGCATCACCCGCCTGGCAGCTTATTTGCGTCTGCCCTCCCCGGGCTTCGACAGCTTTCTGGCCTTCGTCCTCAAGCTGCGCAAAGACATCGGCGTGCCGCATACGCTGTTTGAACTGGGGGTGGATGACAAGCAGGCCGATTTGATCGCGGACATGGCGATTGTCGACCCCTGCGCCGGTGGCAACCCGTTGCCGTTGACACGAACTGGCGCGGCAGAAATTTTCGACGCGGCGTTTCACGGCCGCCTTTAAGCGGGTTAGAGGCAGGAGCAGTACGACAGGGGGTTGAAGACAAACCCATTCGGCAACGCACCACGCGGATGGATGTGGATCAAAACCTGAACAAGAGCACACGTTATGAGTCCAGTAAGCCAACCCGGCGCCACCGCGCCACAAGACGACGACCTCAAGGTGTTGCACAACATGGGCTATGCCCAGCAACTCTCGCGACGCATGGGCGTTTTCTCCAACTTTGCCATTTCCTTTTCGATCATCTGCATCCTCTCGGGCGGCATCAACTCGCTGGCACAAGGCACCTCGGGTGCGGGCGGTGCAGCCATCGGTATCGGCTGGCCACTCGGCTGCCTGATCTCCGGGGTTTTCGCCATGGCCATGGCGCAGATTTCCTCGGCCTATCCCACCGCTGGCGGCCTCTATCACTGGGGCTCGATTCTCGGTAACCGCTTCACCGGCTGGCTGACGGCCTGGTTCAACCTGTTGGGGCTGATCACGGTGCTCGGCGCGATCAACGTCGGTACCTATTACTTCTTTTTCGGTGCCTTCGGACCGGCCCTGGGAATGGAAGACACCATCACCACACGGATCACTTTCCTGGCGATCCTGACTGGCCTCCAGGCTTTGTGTAACCACTTCGGCATCGGCCTGACGGCAAAGCTCACCGACTTCTCGGGCTACCTGATCTTCGCCACGGCGCTCGCGCTGACCATCGTCTGCCTGATCGCCGCGCCCAGCTATGAGTTCGTCCGGCTGGTGACCTTCAGCAACTATTCCGGTGAGGCCGGCGGCAACGTCTGGCCACAGGTGTCGAACGGCTGGATTTTCATGCTCGGCCTGCTCTTGCCGATCTACACCATCACCGGCTATGACGCCTCGGCGCATACGTCCGAAGAAACCCATCAGGCATCCGTGTCGGTACCGGTCGGGATGGTCAGCTCGGTGGCCTGGTCGTTGCTGTTCGGCTGGGTCATGCTCTGCTCGTTTGTACTGATGCTGCCGAGCATGGACGAAGCGGCGAAGCAGGGTTGGAATGTGTTCTTCTGGGCGATGGACACTCAGGTAAACCCGGCGATCAAGATGGCGCTTTACCTGGCGATTTTCATCTCGCAGGTGCTCTGCGGGCTGGCGACCGTGACCTCGGTTTCGCGCATGATTTTCGCGTTCTCCCGTGACGGCGGCCTGCCCTTCTCCAAAGCATTGGCCTCGGTCTCACCGACCCATCGCAGCCCCGTGCAGGCGATCTGGACCGGAGCCACGCTCGCGGTGTTGTTCGTGTGGGGATCGTCCCTGGTATCGATCGGCGAAACGCCGGTTTACACGATCGTGGTCTCCTGCACGGTGATCTTCCTGTTCTTCTCTTTCATCATTCCCATCGTACTGGGCCTGTTTACCTACGGGACCTCGAAGTGGCCACACATGGGGCCATGGAACATGGGGCGCGGGTTGTACTCGTTGTTCGCCATCCTCTCGATCCTCTCGATGGTGCTGATCTTTGCCATCGGCATCCAGCCACCGAACGATTGGGCGCTGTACATCACGCTCGGTTTTCTGATTCTGACGGCGATTGTCTGGTTCGGCTTTGAAACCCGACGCTTCCAGGGCCCGCCAGTGGGCGACATGATCATCAAGCGTCAGGCAGAAATCGCAGCGACGGAAGAGGCGTTGAACAAACAGGCTGGGAGCTGATTGCGACAACCATGAACAGCGGGGCATTGAGCGCCCAGCTGTTCATGGAATTCAATGCTCCCATCTCAGGCGGTTGGCGACCAAGTCTTATCCGGCGGTTCTCCTGCAGCCAGCCAAACTTGCGCTCGATGATATTGCGCTGCCGGTACTTGGGCTTGTCGAACAGCCTGGCTAGCCAGGCGTGGGTTTACGCTTCATGGTGGGCAAAGCGCCATACAGTAGAAGCGGCCCTATCAGCCGCTTCTACTGTGCTCCTTCGCCCAGATACACGGAGGGCGCTAGAAGAACATCCCTTTGGCTATATCGTTTCGAATATCACTCGTGGTTGGAAGCCCAATGAACTGCAATGCACCATTCACGGCCGCCAATGTGTCGTTGATCTCCGTGCCGGTGCTCAACGTGGTTGAGCCACCGGGCACATAGAGCACATTGGTCGTCGCCGCTGGGCTTGACCAGGAGTTCCCATTCGCAGTGGAGATATAGTAGATCCCGCCAGGAGGAACCGAAGTTTCATTGGGGCCCCCAACGTTCATGTAGTACACATAGAGTATGCCGTCAGACACAACCGGATAGACAAACTGCGCAACCTGGGGCCATACGATTGGCATGGAGTTCGAGTTGCAGGGCGCGGTCGAAAAAATATTGACGGGACTGGACCAGCTTGCACCATCGTATTTGCTATAGCTAACCGGACGGAGATTTACCCATTCATGGTTGTTTTCCGACCATTCCGTCGTTTGTTGAATATAGAAAACGTACAGTTCACCGTTGAATACGATCGCCTGCGGCGGTGTGGCGGAATCAATACCATGGAACGTTGTCTGCGAAACCTGAAGCCCCGTTGTAGTAGTGGAGGGCGTGGTGTAGGAGACTGGCACTTGCGATTGGCTCCACTCCCCTCCGGAATAGACGCAATACTCCAGATAAGTGTTGGGCCTGTCCGATTGCGATCCCGAGCTTCCGTTTTTTTGATAGAACACGTAGGCCTGCGCGGTCGCCCCTTCGGGGGCATAGGACACCACCGAGGGCGATTGCGTCATGAAGGGAATTGAACAGCCGGCGGGTATGATTTGGCTTGGAGCGCTCCAGCCGGACGATCCCATCATCGAGTAATAGAGCACGCCCGCAGAATCGTTGCCCTGCCAGAAGACATACAGTTGATCCGGATCACCGGCTGAATCCAGTGGTGGCATGGAAGCCACTGAGACGTTGGACATTGTGGTGGCACCGGAAATTGTTTGCAGCCCGGACCACTCCAAACCGTATGCGCTACTGCTGGGCGCATAATACGTGCCGTCGGTCGTGACGTAGCGAATCTGGTTCGTCGAATCAGGCCAGAATACGTAGAGGAGATTGCCCGTTGCCGAGGATGAGAACGCCGTGGCCATGGGCACTGCATTCGGCAAAATCGTTGCTCCTTCCCCCGACGGGGTGATGCCGGTATTCCAGGTCCAGCACTTCGAGTCGGGTGTATGGCAGTAAAATGGTGAACCGGTGGCGTTAATCTGCCATCCATTCTTTTCTGTAAAGCCGGGTACTTGAACGCCTTGTGAGAAACACCACAAATCGTTATTGAAAATTGCGACGGATGGGCCTGTGCTGCAGTTCATGCGGCTGATCGGAGTAGCGGGCGAAAGCGTCACCGTTTCCGCGGTCGGGGAAGTAACCTGTGGGAAGATGGTGTAATAGTTGAGATCATTCTGACTGTAGAACAGGTAGATCTGGCCATTGCACACACTGGCGATGACGCCCAGGGTGTTCACCATGGGGCATGGGCTCAGGTCAAGGGCCGCCCACGACGCACCATCGATCGTGTATTGACATTGGAGCGAACCCTGATTGTTGTTGCCAGCTCCAACCCAAAAGACATACAGCGCGTCATTGCAAACCACGGCCGCTGGTGAACAGTTACTGGCGAGGGAACCCGGCAATGTCTGCACACTCACCGACGCAGGATCCGTGAAAGCGCTGTAGGCGACTTCGTTACTTCCAGTGTTGTAGAAGACATAGGGCACGCCCTGCAAGGTGGCTGCCGCTGGCGAGTTGGCTACGGTAACGTAACCCCCAATTTGAGTCATATCATCGTAACCAACAACCACAGCCGTCGCCGAATGGTATCCCAGACCCGGATCTTCAGAATCGGAAGAAGGCAGTGGAATCTGCATGTAGGAAAGAGTGCCACCTACGTAGCCAGTGTCTTCTAAACTGGTGCCATTGTAGAACAGACAGATGTTTCCGTTAGCGATCGTTG
The window above is part of the Pseudomonas sp. B21-048 genome. Proteins encoded here:
- a CDS encoding glutamine synthetase family protein; translated protein: MTEPLLSFDALKRAAAAGEIDTVLVCMVDMQGRLVGKRFQVEFFIDSGHEETHCCNYLLADDIDMEPVPGYAAASWSKGYGDFVLKPDMATLRRVPWLECTALVLCDVLDHHHRRDLPHSPRAILKKQVERLRERGYTGMFASELEFYLFDESYEAIHERNYHKPKTAGHYIEDYNILQTTREEPVLRAIRKHLQACGIPVENSKGEWGPGQEEINIRYADALTMADHHVIIKHACKEIAQLQGKAITFMAKWRYDAAGSSSHVHNSLWDKNGKKSLFFDPKAEFGMSKLMRSWVAGQLKYANDITCFLAPYINSYKRFQAGTFAPTRAVWSRDNRTAGFRLCAEGSKAIRIECRIGGADLNPYLAFAALIAAGLAGIDEKLSLAPPFEGDAYVDEHLPEVSKTLREACAALKASSMLREAFGDEVIDHYVHTAEWEQKEYDRRITDWELQRGFERY
- a CDS encoding iron-containing alcohol dehydrogenase → MSLTANWNYPTSIRFGVGRIAELAEVCRSQGIQRPLLVTDSGLARAPITTAALESLRAAGLGVALFCDLKPNPIEANLAGGLDAWRAGKHDGVVAFGGGSGLDMGKLIAFMSGQTRPVWDFEDIGDYWTRANESSIAPVIAVPTTAGTGSEVGRAAVIIDERKHTKRIIFHPKMMPRVVISDPALTIGMPAKVTAGTGMDAFAHCLESYCAPGFHPMAEGIAVEGMRLVANALVRAVHTPSDLDARAQMLAAAAMGATAFQKGLGGMHALAHPVGALYDTHHGMTNATFMPYVLKFNRPAIEERITRLAAYLRLPSPGFDSFLAFVLKLRKDIGVPHTLFELGVDDKQADLIADMAIVDPCAGGNPLPLTRTGAAEIFDAAFHGRL
- a CDS encoding amino acid permease, yielding MSPVSQPGATAPQDDDLKVLHNMGYAQQLSRRMGVFSNFAISFSIICILSGGINSLAQGTSGAGGAAIGIGWPLGCLISGVFAMAMAQISSAYPTAGGLYHWGSILGNRFTGWLTAWFNLLGLITVLGAINVGTYYFFFGAFGPALGMEDTITTRITFLAILTGLQALCNHFGIGLTAKLTDFSGYLIFATALALTIVCLIAAPSYEFVRLVTFSNYSGEAGGNVWPQVSNGWIFMLGLLLPIYTITGYDASAHTSEETHQASVSVPVGMVSSVAWSLLFGWVMLCSFVLMLPSMDEAAKQGWNVFFWAMDTQVNPAIKMALYLAIFISQVLCGLATVTSVSRMIFAFSRDGGLPFSKALASVSPTHRSPVQAIWTGATLAVLFVWGSSLVSIGETPVYTIVVSCTVIFLFFSFIIPIVLGLFTYGTSKWPHMGPWNMGRGLYSLFAILSILSMVLIFAIGIQPPNDWALYITLGFLILTAIVWFGFETRRFQGPPVGDMIIKRQAEIAATEEALNKQAGS
- a CDS encoding TetR/AcrR family transcriptional regulator, encoding MSSTETPEQDPSPPPRRRMSRDERQRQLLDVAWQLVREEGTEALTLGRLAEQAGVTKPVVYDHFTTRPGLLAALYQEFDARQTTLMDAALQTSEPTLASKAMVIASSYVDCVLLQGREIPGVIAALTSSPELEKIKREYEAIFMDKCRNALLLFAGTGDIAPASLRAMLGAAEALSHAAATGEITPVQAQEELFATIVAMVERSARTGVGLET
- a CDS encoding aldehyde dehydrogenase family protein, with the protein product MTEIVQLISPVDGRVYAERRRADAAQLEQALAAAAAAQAQWKRRPLSERAALCNAAVDAMLAMKDEIVPELAWQMGRPVRFGAGELRGFEERARHMIAIAPEALAAIEPAPVAGFRRCIKREPLGTVLVVAPWNYPYLTAVNTIIPALMAGNSVILKHATQTLLVGERFAEAFRRAHLPEGLFHNLLLDHKQTAAIIASGRVQQVNFTGSVDAGKAMESAATGCFLGVGLELGGKDPAYVRADANLEHVVENLVDGSFFNSGQSCCAVERIYVDEKIYPAFVERFVALTRQYVLGNPLDEATTLGPLITPSAAEFVRGQIADALAQGARALIDPKDFPADAPGSAYLAPQVLVDVTHQMSVMREESFGPVVGIMPVASDDEAIALMNDSEFGLSASIWTQDLGAAERIGDEIATGTVFMNRCDYLDPALAWTGVKNSGRGVTLSRLGYEHLTRAKSFHLRHEI
- a CDS encoding L-lactate permease, encoding MVWQQIYDPFGNPLLSTIMAAVPVVVMLVSLAFFHIKAHLAALLALGSALLIAIFAFGMPANMAGSAALYGAANGLLPIGWIVLNIIFLHRLTTENGSFKVLQDSLARITDDRRLQLLLIAFCFGAFFEGAAGFGTPVAVTGAILIGLGFSPLAASGLALIANTAPVAFGALGTPIITLAKVTGLDEMELSMMVGRQLPFFSVIVPFWLIWAFAGWRKMLEIWPAILVAGVSFAIPQFLVSNYHGPMLVDVIAALISMACLTGFLKVWKPATVHTSAALSGRADTSRVDADPDEQPSATFASDAKPAVMRAWMPWIILTVFVFAWGTQSFKNLFDTRPAIDPLTSSAKLDPQGKPMREANPIFAPTLTFTTIHQQIEKVPPVVPVAKTEDAVYKFNWFTSTGSGILLAAILGGLLMGYSIPQLLHHYLRTIWVVRYSLITIVAMLALGFLTRYSGLDATMGLAFAATGIFYPMFGTLLGWLGVALTGSDTASNVLFGGLQRVTAEQLGLSPVLMAAANSSGGVMGKMVDAQSIVVASTATRWYGHEGEILRYVFFHSVVLAILVGGLVTLQAYVAPFSHMVVVGH
- a CDS encoding NAD(P)H-dependent oxidoreductase, whose product is MHALIVVAHHNPQSLTHSLARHIAEGVSGANPDNSFEIADLWAQGFDPRFGAADLAVHHREAPPPADVVAEQARIDRADALVLVYPVYWWSMPALLKGWIDRVFANGWAFDFSADAKLEKKLRHLRVHLVGVGGADAGTYARHGYADAMKTQIDHGIFDYCGACVVTSELLFDSEIQAPTVHLEAARVIGRDLFGASGRCDAAQAIHLCRPVSADAF